Proteins encoded by one window of Carassius carassius chromosome 30, fCarCar2.1, whole genome shotgun sequence:
- the LOC132110444 gene encoding SPARC-related modular calcium-binding protein 2-like, with amino-acid sequence MRVSVLLLLCALYAGDAHKLSALTLLRVEQDKECNMDCSGASRKPLCASDGRTFSSRCEFLRAKCSDPQLEVIRGPCKDTSRCVAEKKYTEQQAKKLFPQVFVPVCNPDGTYSEVQCHSYTGYCWCVNPSGRPISGSAVANKKPQCQGSKGGKANQKEAGKSVSLQIFSILNADPPAIFVVESQPSADEEEIISQHPTLWTQVCSRPNRNKTSTSCDQEQLLAQEEARQHKNEAVFVPDCAHGGLYKPVQCHPSTGYCWCVLVDTGRPIPGTSTRIEQPKCDGNARQNKPKDHYRNRHLQGCPGEKKTEFLTSVLDALSTDMVHAVTDPASAGRMLEPDPSHTLEERVVHWYFSQLDKNSSGDIGKKEIKPFKRLLRKKSKPKKCVKKFVEYCDISNDKALSLQELMGCLGVTKEEGAKTGEGTSSCKLKQG; translated from the exons CTTCTGCGCGTGGAGCAAGATAAAGAATGCAATATGGATTGTTCTGGAGCTTCTCGCAAGCCGCTGTGTGCATCAGACGGACGAACCTTCAGTTCCCGCTGCGAGTTTCTTCGTGCAAAGTGCAGTGACCCTCAGCTGGAGGTCATACGAGGGCCATGCAAAG ATACGTCCAGGTGTGTGGCAGAGAAGAAATACACAGAACAACAAGCCAAGAAACTCTTCCCACAGGTGTTTGTACCTGTCTGCAATCCTGACGGAACCTACAGTGAG GTTCAGTGCCACAGCTACACTGGTTATTGTTGGTGTGTGAACCCCAGTGGCAGACCCATCAGCGGCTCAGCAGTAGCCAATAAGAAACCTCAATGCCAAG GGTCCAAGGGTGGTAAAGCAAATCAAAAGGAAGCAGGAAAATCAG TTTCCTTGCAAATCTTCTCCATTCTAAATGCAGATCCACCAGCGATTTTCGTGGTGGAATCCCAGCCGTCCGCTGATGAGGAAG aaATCATCTCTCAGCACCCCACACTCTGGACACAGGTCTGTAGCCGACCAAACAGGAATAAAACAT CGACCTCATGTGATCAAGAGCAGCTCTTAGCACAGGAAGAAGCAAGACAACATAAAAATGAAGCGGTTTTTGTGCCAGATTGTGCTCACGGTGGCCTCTACAAACCTGTTCAGTGTCATCCCTCCACCGGGTACTGCTGGTGTGTCCTGGTGGATACTGGACGGCCCATACCTGGCACATCCACAAG AATCGAACAACCAAAATGTGATGGAAACGCCAGACAAAACAAACCAAAGGACCATTACAGGAACAGACACCTGCAGG gatGTCCTGGGGAGAAGAAGACAGAATTTCTTACGAGCGTGTTGGATGCATTGTCCACAGACATGGTCCATGCTGTAACTGACCCGGCCTCTGCTGGCAG GATGTTGGAGCCAGACCCCAGTCATACTCTGGAAGAACGAGTTGTTCATTGGTATTTCAGTCAGCTTGACAAGAATTCCAGCGGCGACATCGGAAAGAAAGAAATCAAACCATTCAAGCGTTTACTGCGCAAGAAATCCAAGCCCAAGAAGTGTGTGAAGAAATTTGTAGAGTACTGCGACATCAGCAATGACAAGGCCCTGTCTCTACAGGAACTGATGGGCTGTCTGGGTGTCACTAAGGAAGAGG GGGCAAAAACAGGTGAAGGCACATCATCTTGTAAACTG AAGCAAGGCTGA